Within the Pan troglodytes isolate AG18354 chromosome 2, NHGRI_mPanTro3-v2.0_pri, whole genome shotgun sequence genome, the region CCACTGGTGGATAAGTTTCTTGAGGACTGGACTCAGCATGATTTAGCTTTGTGTCCAGTATGTGAACTGAGCACTGTGCCAGGCAAAACCAAAGTATATAGTAAATGTTAAATTAAATGGGTGGAGGtaacttcatttattatttagtatttattacaCCTTAAATAACTCTAACATTAAAAGTTTAGTGTTAAAAAACTGAAAGGTTTGCCAAAAGCAGATGAGCCTATAAGGGAAATGGACAAGGAGAGACTAGAGATAGAGGAGGAGATCTAGGAGAATGTGGTGTCACAGGAAAGGAAAGACTTTAGATGGAGAGAGACCAAATATGAAGGCAATTGGTTTAGCAGCATGGAGGTCTCTGGGGAGCTATGTAGAGTCATTTTTCCTTGGGAGGAAAGGGCCAGGAGCCACAGTGGGGTGCActgatgagtgagtgagtggaagATGTAAAGATGGAGGGAAAAAGTATTAATAACTTTTCAAGAACTTTACCTATACAAAAGAGGAGGGTAATAGGGAAGCAAAAAGACACGGGAGCAGGATCCAGagaggattttcttttaaaatggggCATCATGAGTATGTTAAAAGCTGACAGAATGGGGAAAACTTTCTGGGAAAAATACAAAACCTTTAATAAGATCTAAGATACTTAATTACATAAAACTATTTTTGCATGATAAAATCAAGTGAAACATtgggaaagaatatttttaacataCGTAACAGATATGACACACAATTTTGATGATCACAAACAGAGGTGCAAAAACAATGTATTTGTAACTGCATTCTACCTGCTTCTCAGCTGTCATTTCTATTTGTAGTAGAAGACAACCACACcaacagacaaaaaaattaaaatatccccTCAAAGTTATTTAGTTATTGTTCTGTACTCATCCTTAAAAACCCAGATTATAGGTTCTGTCTTCAAGGAATCCATCCTTTTTCCATGCTTTGTACACACTTGTATTGGCCAACAtaacagtgttttgtaattacatactgcacatatgCATCTCCAACCTGACCCTGAGTTTGTTGAGAGCAGAGACATTCTCAGTATCCAGTTTATGCTCATTAACTAAGTTGATTCTTGTTGATTGATAGTCACGTAAGTCCCCTGTGGGCTTCAGTGTTTTGCAGTGTTAGGTAGGACTATTTCTGCATTTGTCACATTCCTAGAAGGACTGTTTTCAGTCTCCAGCAAGCTCCCCTGCTGCCCCTTCTGAGTTGGAACCCACCTTCTCCAAATATAACTATGCTCTGATTTCTAGCACCAtcgattagttttgcctgttcttgaaccTCCTATACACACAGCTTGTTTtcttgtgtctgacttcttttgttCAATGGTATGTCTGTGAGATCAAAATGTGTTGATGTATGTCAGCAGGTCAgcagtttgttctttttccttgtgTAGTATTTTATTGCATGAATGATGattgttttaataataaataataataaattttttattttgctttttagagaaaaggcttttccTAACTCTAGAATATTATTTAGTCAAGGATATGTTtggttttaaatgttttcctatcTTACATGGGTCTCTAAAACATAAGGAAAACAAGAGcccatgtttctttttctcctcaaaaacacgatttttaaaaatacacaaatgaaaattaatgaactGTTAGTTGAGTTCCTTTCCACGGAGTTGGGGGGAAGTTGGTCTTCCAGGGTTTTGCTCTGTAGGGCCCCCCTGAATGTTACCTTGGATTATGGGAGTAGCAGGGGGCTTCCTGAGTAGAGGGCTCCCTTTCCTGATGTGCATTTATGTCTCCTGCTGTCTCCTTGCATCGGCGATTTCCAGTGAGATGAGTCAGAAACCGGCCAAGGAGGGTCCCAGACTCTCCAAAAACCAGAAGTACTCCGAACACTTCAGCATACACTGCTGCCCGCCGTTCACCTTCCTCAATTCCAAGAAGGAGATAGTGGATCGGAAATACAGCATTTGTAAGAGCGGCTGCTTCTaccagaagaaagaggaggactGGATCTGCTGCGCCTGCCAGAAGACCAGGTAAGCGGCCGCCCAGCCCCGCGGCACCAGTTGGGCACAGCGCGTGGTCTCGGCTCCCAGCACGCCCCTCCCGCTCCGCACCCCACTCTTCCCCCTAGTCGGCTACACCGGAAGGCACTCCAGGGAGACTGGAAGGTGGGTGGGGGAGCAGGGCCTTCCTACCTGTTTCCAGCTCCTGCCAGCGTCGCTTAAGCAGCAGAGGAGAGCCCTGGCTCCCGCCTCCAGCTTCTTTTGGCCCTCTCAGAACCAGCCGCCGTGCCAAGTCCCCTCAGAGGCCCAAGAAACAGCCAGCTGCGCCCCCCGCGGTGGTCAGAGCGCCAGCCAAGCCACGGTCCCCTCCGAGGTCTGAGCGTCAGCCACGGTCCCCTCCGAGGTCTGAGCGTCAGCCACGGTCCCCTCCGAGGTCTGAGCGTCAGCCACGGTCCCCTCCGAGGTCTGAGCGTCAGCCACGTCCCCGCCCAGAGGTCCGACCACCGCCAGCCAAGCAGCGTCCCCCTCAGAAGTCCAAGCAACAGCCGCGCAGCAGCCCCCTCAGAGGGCCAGGCGCCAGCCGTGGGGGGTCCCCCGTCAAAGCTTCTAGGTTCTGGTAACACCATCTCTTCCCTTTTGTTCCCCAGCCCTAAGGTTAGTAGTTGCTTCCTGTGTTTACTAACACTGGGCTGTCTCCATGGCCCTCTTCAGCCTTATTACCCAACCTGTGTAATCAGCTCCCTCCATTAAATCCCCTCTGTTTGAAATACCTAGTGTGGCTTCTGGTTTCCTCCTAGGTGCTATTGGTGCATACTTCAGGTGGCTGTGGCCATTGCTTCCGTTGTCTAATAGGACTGGAAGTTGTTAATCTATCAATTGAGATTATTGACCATGGTAACAGATTGAATAAATGAGTTCCTCAATGCCTATGCCTCAGGGAGATAATGAATGGTGACTCTAATCAATATCCGTATAAGTAAAAGGAGAGGGTAATCCATTGGACCCATCCATCTTCCCAACACACTTCATCTGATGTCAATCTCAGTGGCaataccattcattcattcactcattcacttactCAACAAATCCTATTGCATACCTGTAAAGTTCCATTTGATGTGCTGGGGGAAGGGAATATGGCAGTGAGGAAGTCGTGTTGTTTGAGATTTACCAGGACCAAATAAGCATAGGTGTCATCGTGTAGGGATCAGTGCCCTAATGTTTTCATAATATGCATGTACATGGGACCATGAGAACCATAAGCAGGGAGTTATTGGCTCtgtaggctattttttttttttttttgagcagttttaggttcacagcaaaattaaggggaaggtacagagatttcctctATATTCTTGCCCCAATACAcacatgcctggccaattttttattatttatttattttactgttctGAAGGTATATCAGCATGCCAACTTTTTAGACCTTTTACTATTTGGAACTGAATCTGTTTATAAGTTATTAGTGGGTGTTAATTGTATTTGAGATTCTCCTATCTACTCTGATACCCAGCACTTGTGTAGCATCTACTATGTGTAGGTATCACATGATGTTTACTGATTTAGGAGGAAGAAGAGTCAATGGGGAAGAATGTTAAAGATGCCCCtagaaaatgtgatttttggGTCACCACTAAGGCCTGGGTATGTGCCTTTTTAGTAAGCATTCACCCCCCAAAGGTACAGTTATGTAGACAGTACGCAGACTACACAATGAGCAATGCTGACCTAAACAATCCATAAATGAATAATCCAGATTATTTGTGATGTGAGGTAAAGAAATGTGGAGAGTGATAAATTTATGGTACCAAAAGTGAAAGCATTAAAAAGGCACAAGATTAGGCAAGTTTAATTTGTGAAGGAAGTAACTAGTCACTAAAACTTTAATAGCAAGTTGTATGACAGGTTACCTAGTCATTAACTGAGTCCCTCTTAAGGAGCCTGAGTAGAAGGGTCCTAGGACAGGTAAGTATTGATATATGGAAGTAGTTAGAAAATGTATGAAACAGAGGAAATTAATTGTATAAAAGGCATGCCACCTATAGTGGTGGCTTTGGGTGGCTGGAGTTCAGTCAGGACATGGAAAGGAGTTAGAAGACAATGAAAGCAAACTTCACCATACCCACAGATTTGTCTGGACCTAACCTTGATCAGTGTATTCACCTAAATTCAGGAGATACCCTAGTGTTGGTGTGCTTTGACTCCCTCAGTTAACTAATTTCAGTGGGTATCAGAGAAGGTGCCTCCACAGGCCGTTATTACCTCCTCAGCCATTGTCCCTTACCTGGGAACAGAGGATCTGAAAGTCTTCATTCGTAATGTCCCATGACTTCACTTATGCACTGTCTTGAGTCCTATTTGAGatattcatttttccttcttagaTTCCCAAAGGTCTTCAGGTAATATATTGGAGCCACTTCTTCATCATATTGTCTATTCCTTTTATTGATACTGATTGACTATTTTGAATCAAAGGAGTGGGAGGCAGGTTGATGTGATGGGAAATATTTGCTCTTAAGCAGAGCTACTAACTTGCACATGAAGAAAGGGTAAAAAAGATTTTCTGAAGCCAACTTGCTTTCTGAAACAGTGCTATTTCAGAGGTATTGCTTttagaggttaaataattttggCAAAGGCCTAATTGGATTCTTAATAACTCCCTTGGATAGGTCTTCTCAAAAACCAGAGAATGATTTAATCTTAGAAACTGATTGTGTGATTTCCAGCATCCTGATTAAACATGGTAGCATTCATAATATTTGATAGGAGGAAACCGTGGCATCTCCCTCTTAGTTTATTCTGTCCTCTCAGTTCTAAGATTTTAGGATTTCACAAGGTTGTCCTTGCCTTTGGGTTTAACAGGTATGTCCTGGGCCTCTTTTGGTTTCAGTGTTCTGCTTTTGGGAGCTGGGGATCTGTGGTTCTTTGAAAACCACCATGGCTGTGGGTGGTTAATTTGGAGTCAATCAGTCACATATATTGGGAAGTGCTGTGTGTGCCTttgactcatttttttctgcacagcATGTTTTATACTATTAAATTGAGCCCTGCACACAAGCAGCCTGGAAGACTATGATTTTCCAGGTAACAGCAGAGCTAGAGAAAAGGCCTGAGCTCTTTGCTTTCTGTTCAGGCTCTTGTTCTGCCTGTGTCTCAGGTTGCATTATTGCTTTTATTGGTTTGGGTGACTGAACTCTTGAATTTTGCCCTATCTGTGGCATATACTCTTTCCTATCTGGGAGCAGTCCTTTATACATCCTGGTAGTCCCTATAGCACAATGCTTATGCAGAACAGATGCTTTTGCAGAGGCCTAGGTTAGCCAGAGAGGCTTCCAGTCGTGGGAGCTGTGTGTTGTTTTGGAGTGTGACAGCCTCTGCCTGGTCACAGGTCCTTACCTGGTCCAGACCACATGGTTAACTATGCCTTCTCTGATAGCCTTAACCCAATTGTCTCTCATTCTCCTTCAACACTCGTTTTATAAATCCCTGATTCTAGATCAAGCTCACAACCTGCCTGCATTGGTTTTCCAGCTGCTGAGGATGGTCATGTGTGCATAGAGCTGCTGAGTGCAGTTTGGGAAAATCTTTATAGCCTGGTGGGTTGGTGCCACCACAAATGGATGAACCCCAGCCACTCCCCAGACTGTCCTGGCTCCACCAGCCCCCACACATTCATCAGAATATGCATCTGTCTTTAAATCCTTCCCCTCAGCCTCAGAGGTTGAAGCATTCATTCGCTGATGAGGCCagtcccccacccctccctgtgATCTTCCAACCTCTTATCTCCTTTGAGGTCTTGCTGTACAACTTAGCAACCCCCCTAACCACTTCAGCCTTTGTATCTTGTCTCTTTCTCATTAGCATTTTGACGTGTTTTGCTCTCTCATATTGACTGTTCACGTCTGGCCCTATCCTCTTTTCTCTCTACcttagacaaattttaaaaagaatagtgtAAACTCGTCATCTTTACTTCCTCAAATCCCATTTGCTCTTCAATTCATTGTGTTCTAATTTCTTCCCTTAGCACCCCCGCCCCTGGAATTCCTCTTGTGCAGATTCCTCCAGAAGTAATAATGCAAGGGCAAgaagtttatttgggaggtgaagggGACACTGGAGGAATGTGGGAAGCAAGATAAGGAAGGGAAagagccaattaaaaaaaagcattatcTAACCAATTCTCACTGTGGGTTCCTGGGACTTAGTCCTGCCGAGGACCTCTGGGGAACAGTGTAGACATGTGCGTCAGTTATCTTACCAGAGGGGTGGAGGAACTGGGATATTTATACACCAGTTCTCGTCAGTCATTAGTCAGCCAACGCTGCTTCAAGGATGGGGGCATTCATTCTTTGACACTTCTAGCTTGTTAAGGAGATGGCAAAGTGGACTGCAGCAGCAAGATAAAAGCCCTCAGGAAAAGAAAGGCAAGTACTGGCACCTGGAAGTGGGGCTGAGCACAAGAGTGGTAAGGGCAAGGGGTTATGGGCAAGGCACCAGTAGTGTTTGCTCTAATGGTTACCTGTGGCCTTCATGCTGCTTTTCCTAATGAGTGCTGAACCCAATCTGTATATCAATGGTGCTTTCTGTTGGATTTGTTGGGCTGTTCTCTCATTCAGTCTTTAAACTCTCTGTTCTCTTGGTTTCTGTgactctcttcttccttttctctgcaggaactttccttcttcatcttcttgTGAGTGCTTCCTTTTCTGCCAATTGCTCAACCTTGAGGTCCCCTAGGGTTCCATACTGAGCTCTCTGCTTATGTGATTTTGCCTTctcttgtggttttaattatGACTCACATGTGATGACTTCTAAACCTTAATTCATCATTGACATTAATATGTGAGCCTATTCACTCAGCAGATCAATTTGATGTTGGAAAACCTAATCTGTCTACACTTGATTTCTTTCCTACAAAGcttgttcttctttttgtttgctaTCTCAGCAAATAACACAGCTGTCCAACTAATCCCCCAAGTTGGAAACCTAAGCACATTGTAACTTCCAATTTTCCCCTGCATATAAATGCTGGCCAATTTGACTTTCTGATGGGAAGGGGTGCAGGATTGAGATCAAGCTAGAAACAAAGTAGAGGGAATGGAGGTAGTTGATAAAATAAGTCTCCTCCATAGCACATATGGAGGGATTGGCCTTTGATGGGAACAAGAAAAGCTGTTAGAT harbors:
- the MOBP gene encoding myelin-associated oligodendrocyte basic protein isoform X1 yields the protein MSQKPAKEGPRLSKNQKYSEHFSIHCCPPFTFLNSKKEIVDRKYSICKSGCFYQKKEEDWICCACQKTRTSRRAKSPQRPKKQPAAPPAVVRAPAKPRSPPRSERQPRSPPRSERQPRSPPRSERQPRSPPRSERQPRPRPEVRPPPAKQRPPQKSKQQPRSSPLRGPGASRGGSPVKASRFW
- the MOBP gene encoding myelin-associated oligodendrocyte basic protein isoform X2 encodes the protein MSQKPAKEGPRLSKNQKYSEHFSIHCCPPFTFLNSKKEIVDRKYSICKSGCFYQKKEEDWICCACQKTRTSRRAKSPQRPKKQPAAPPAVVRAPAKPRSPPRSERQPRSPPRSERQPRSPPRSERQPRSPPRSERQPRPRPEVRPPPAKQRPPQKSKQQPRSSPLRGPGASRGGSPVKASRF